One genomic segment of Mycolicibacterium chubuense NBB4 includes these proteins:
- a CDS encoding ABC transporter permease encodes MTRFLARRLLNYAVLLALASFLAFSLTSLTFHPLDSLLERNPRPPQAVIDAKAAELGLDQPIPLRYARWISGAVRGDFGTTIAGQPVTDELWRRVGVSLRLVVIGSVLGTIVGVVVGAWGAVRQYRLSDRVITLLSLLILSAPTFVVANLLILAALKANSILGLQVFQYTGETSPDAAGGGPGQFVDRLQHLVLPTLTLALASAAGFSRYQRNAMLDVLGQDFIRTARAKGLTRRQALFKHGLRTALIPMATLFAYGISGLVTGAVFVEKIFGWHGMGEWFVQAIAAQDTNIVVAFTVFSGITILLGGLLSDVIYAALDPRVRAS; translated from the coding sequence ATGACCCGCTTTCTCGCGCGCCGGCTGCTCAACTACGCCGTGCTGCTGGCGCTGGCGTCGTTCCTGGCGTTCAGCCTCACGTCGCTGACGTTCCATCCCCTCGACAGCCTGCTCGAACGCAACCCCCGCCCGCCTCAGGCGGTGATCGACGCCAAGGCCGCCGAACTCGGCCTCGACCAGCCGATCCCGCTGCGCTACGCGCGGTGGATCTCCGGCGCCGTCCGCGGCGACTTCGGCACCACGATCGCCGGCCAGCCCGTCACCGACGAACTGTGGCGGCGCGTCGGGGTGAGCCTGCGTCTGGTGGTCATCGGTTCGGTGCTCGGCACGATCGTCGGTGTCGTCGTCGGCGCGTGGGGTGCGGTCCGGCAGTACCGGCTGTCGGATCGCGTGATCACACTGCTGTCGCTGCTGATCCTGAGCGCACCCACGTTCGTCGTCGCCAATCTGCTGATTCTCGCTGCGCTGAAAGCGAATTCGATTCTCGGCTTGCAGGTTTTCCAGTACACCGGGGAAACCTCGCCCGACGCCGCCGGCGGAGGTCCCGGTCAGTTCGTCGACCGGTTGCAGCACCTCGTGCTGCCGACGCTGACGCTGGCGCTGGCGTCGGCCGCCGGGTTCAGCCGCTACCAGCGCAACGCCATGCTCGACGTGCTGGGCCAGGACTTCATCCGCACCGCGCGGGCCAAGGGGCTGACCCGTCGCCAGGCGTTGTTCAAGCACGGTCTGCGCACCGCGCTCATCCCGATGGCGACGCTGTTCGCCTACGGGATCAGCGGCCTGGTGACCGGGGCGGTGTTCGTGGAGAAGATCTTCGGCTGGCACGGCATGGGTGAATGGTTCGTGCAGGCCATCGCGGCCCAGGACACGAACATCGTCGTCGCGTTCACCGTGTTCTCGGGTATCACGATCCTGCTCGGCGGCCTGCTGTCCGACGTCATCTATGCGGCACTCGACCCCAGGGTGCGTGCCTCATGA